From a region of the Mycoplasma miroungigenitalium genome:
- the atpE gene encoding ATP synthase F0 subunit C, with product MDKQGLIAIGAGICMLGCFGTGLGQGLASGRAAEAVGRNPEAASKIRTIMIVGMALAETAAIYCFLIAILLLFVFGN from the coding sequence ATGGATAAACAAGGATTAATCGCTATTGGTGCCGGTATCTGTATGCTTGGATGCTTTGGTACAGGTTTAGGACAAGGTCTAGCTAGTGGTAGAGCCGCTGAAGCTGTTGGACGTAATCCTGAAGCAGCAAGTAAAATCAGAACCATCATGATTGTTGGTATGGCTTTAGCTGAAACTGCTGCTATTTATTGTTTCTTAATCGCTATTCTACTTCTATTCGTTTTCGGAAACTAA
- the atpG gene encoding ATP synthase F1 subunit gamma, which translates to MASLQKIKSRINTVESIRKITHAMELVSTSKMRKARDYFNSVKLYEQQVSDIFGGFYSYLSAEDLRDYFAAKTSKKRLFLVITSDLGLAGSYNSNVLKLVKNTITDQDELIVLGSKGISILEAKYKNQIIKSTSWAHCEIKNIAQKCTKIMVEKYRKNEVGEIHVLYNEFVNNLVQQEHDLKILPYEYNFKKNQQRKINQVIEFEPSAKEILINTVPLYVSAKVNKCLASAVISEYASRRAAMETATDNADELIDDLNLEYNRKRQSNITQELNEIVGGANAV; encoded by the coding sequence ATGGCCAGTTTACAAAAAATTAAATCTCGTATTAACACAGTTGAATCTATTCGTAAAATTACTCACGCTATGGAACTTGTTTCGACATCAAAAATGCGTAAAGCACGTGACTACTTCAACTCGGTAAAATTATATGAGCAACAAGTTAGTGACATTTTTGGTGGATTCTATTCTTATTTGAGTGCAGAAGATTTAAGAGACTATTTTGCTGCTAAAACCAGTAAAAAACGTTTATTTTTAGTCATAACCAGCGATTTAGGTTTGGCTGGAAGCTACAATTCTAACGTTTTAAAATTAGTTAAAAATACAATTACCGACCAAGACGAATTAATAGTATTGGGCAGTAAAGGTATTTCGATTTTAGAAGCTAAATACAAAAATCAAATAATTAAATCTACAAGTTGAGCACATTGCGAAATCAAAAACATTGCTCAAAAATGCACTAAAATCATGGTTGAAAAATACCGTAAAAATGAAGTTGGTGAAATTCATGTTTTATACAATGAATTTGTTAATAATCTAGTTCAACAAGAACATGATTTAAAAATATTGCCTTATGAATACAACTTCAAAAAGAATCAACAACGAAAAATCAATCAAGTTATTGAATTTGAACCTAGTGCGAAGGAAATTTTAATTAACACTGTGCCTTTATACGTGTCAGCTAAGGTAAACAAATGTTTAGCTTCTGCGGTTATTAGCGAATACGCTTCAAGACGTGCCGCAATGGAAACAGCAACTGATAATGCTGACGAATTAATTGACGATTTGAATCTAGAATACAATAGAAAACGTCAAAGTAACATCACCCAAGAATTGAATGAAATTGTGGGTGGGGCAAATGCAGTTTAA
- the atpF gene encoding F0F1 ATP synthase subunit B — protein sequence MSINNVMLSSGPSITEAFTEKFEKLFPSWPMFVATLVSLVLVLIILWYFLYKPVKKAIKQRQDYIQSNIDQAEQANVSSQELLAKANMKLLNAHDEARNVVKDAKHEGEKVLVTYLEKAKRESKRIINEAKADVKLQKQELLEENQKHIAAAAAMLSRKILKEEVNSDIENKIIDEFLKGE from the coding sequence ATGTCAATAAATAACGTTATGCTATCCAGTGGTCCTTCAATTACTGAAGCCTTCACTGAGAAATTTGAAAAACTTTTCCCATCGTGACCTATGTTTGTGGCAACATTAGTTTCACTTGTATTAGTGCTAATTATTTTGTGATACTTTTTATACAAACCAGTCAAAAAAGCAATTAAGCAACGTCAAGATTATATTCAAAGTAATATAGACCAAGCGGAACAAGCTAACGTCTCTTCACAAGAATTGTTAGCCAAAGCTAACATGAAATTATTAAATGCCCACGACGAGGCCAGAAATGTTGTTAAAGACGCTAAACACGAAGGCGAGAAAGTTTTAGTAACATATTTAGAAAAAGCAAAACGCGAATCTAAACGAATCATAAATGAAGCAAAAGCTGATGTAAAACTTCAAAAACAAGAACTACTTGAAGAGAACCAAAAACATATAGCTGCAGCAGCGGCGATGTTGAGTCGTAAAATTCTAAAAGAAGAAGTCAATAGTGATATTGAAAATAAAATTATTGACGAATTTCTTAAAGGTGAATAA
- the atpD gene encoding F0F1 ATP synthase subunit beta: MKKNNGTIVQILGPVVDVKFPKGKLPNLLNALVAEFDGVKFTLEVAQHIGDDTVRTISMVSTNGLARGVKVADTGAPISVPVGEKVLGRMFNVLGEAIDNGDEPDTLKMPIHAKAPSYEEQKTASEILETGIKVVDLLIPYAKGGKIGLFGGAGVGKTVLVQELINNIATQHGGLSVFAGVGERTREGNDLYYEMKASGVLDKTALVFGQMNEPPGARMRVALTGLTMAEYFRDKQNQDVLLFVDNIFRFTQAGSEVSALLGRMPSAVGYQPTLATEMGQLQERITSTHKGSITSVQAVYVPADDLTDPAPATTFNHLDAKTVLDRNIAALGIYPAVDPLESSSKLLDPLVVGQEHYNVAYGVVSILQRFKELQDIIAILGMGELSEEDKLLVSRARRIRNFLSQPFTVAEKFSGKPGAYVKLADTIKSFKGILEGNYDEVPEDLFLYAGDISEVEQRYDEYKKANSIQENVEQTEDESNNREK, translated from the coding sequence ATGAAGAAAAATAATGGAACAATTGTACAAATTTTAGGTCCTGTCGTAGACGTTAAATTTCCTAAAGGAAAATTACCAAATCTACTAAACGCATTAGTTGCTGAATTCGACGGGGTTAAATTTACTTTGGAAGTCGCTCAACACATTGGCGACGATACAGTTAGAACAATTTCGATGGTTTCAACAAACGGGTTAGCTCGTGGGGTTAAAGTTGCTGATACCGGAGCTCCTATTTCGGTACCAGTTGGTGAAAAAGTTTTAGGCCGTATGTTTAATGTTTTAGGTGAAGCTATTGATAATGGTGACGAACCCGATACATTAAAAATGCCTATTCACGCCAAAGCACCAAGCTATGAAGAACAAAAAACTGCAAGTGAAATTTTAGAAACAGGAATTAAGGTTGTTGACCTATTAATTCCTTACGCTAAAGGTGGAAAAATTGGTTTATTTGGTGGAGCTGGTGTTGGTAAAACAGTTCTTGTTCAAGAATTGATTAATAACATTGCTACGCAACACGGTGGACTTAGCGTTTTTGCCGGTGTTGGAGAAAGAACACGTGAAGGTAATGACCTTTACTATGAAATGAAAGCATCGGGTGTTCTTGACAAAACAGCACTAGTGTTTGGTCAAATGAACGAACCTCCTGGGGCACGTATGCGTGTTGCTTTAACTGGTTTGACTATGGCGGAATATTTCCGTGATAAACAAAACCAAGACGTGCTATTATTCGTCGACAATATTTTTAGATTCACTCAGGCTGGTTCAGAAGTTTCAGCACTTCTAGGGCGTATGCCGAGTGCCGTTGGTTACCAACCAACATTAGCTACTGAAATGGGACAATTACAAGAAAGAATCACTTCAACACATAAAGGTTCAATTACTTCGGTACAAGCTGTCTATGTTCCGGCCGATGACTTAACTGACCCTGCTCCTGCTACAACATTCAATCACTTGGACGCTAAAACAGTTCTAGACCGTAATATTGCAGCGCTTGGTATCTATCCGGCTGTTGACCCTCTAGAATCAAGTTCTAAGTTGTTAGACCCATTAGTTGTTGGACAAGAACACTACAATGTTGCTTACGGCGTAGTTTCAATCCTACAAAGATTTAAAGAATTGCAAGATATTATTGCGATTTTAGGTATGGGTGAATTAAGTGAAGAAGATAAATTGTTAGTTTCACGGGCAAGAAGAATTAGAAACTTTCTTTCTCAACCATTTACAGTTGCTGAAAAATTCTCTGGTAAACCAGGTGCTTATGTTAAATTAGCAGATACTATTAAGAGTTTTAAAGGAATTTTGGAAGGTAATTATGATGAAGTACCTGAAGATTTATTCCTTTATGCCGGAGATATCAGCGAAGTTGAACAAAGATATGATGAATACAAAAAAGCTAATAGCATTCAAGAAAATGTAGAGCAAACCGAAGATGAATCAAACAACAGAGAAAAATAA
- the atpC gene encoding ATP synthase F1 subunit epsilon, which translates to MNQTTEKNNSNQVVRLSISTLEGIFYEGDVRSVNLSTVTGGAIMLQPNRTPFISNIAVGKLSINEPNDPDYKLCVIGGGVVFADSKRIKIITDDIIDSKDIDINRAKRDREEALAHLKETDKDDKAKFELQLRKAIARINISNSKK; encoded by the coding sequence ATGAATCAAACAACAGAGAAAAATAATTCAAATCAAGTTGTAAGACTAAGTATTTCAACTTTAGAAGGTATATTTTATGAAGGGGATGTACGTTCAGTAAACCTTTCAACAGTAACTGGTGGAGCTATTATGCTTCAACCTAACAGAACCCCTTTCATCAGCAATATTGCGGTAGGCAAGTTATCAATTAATGAACCTAACGACCCTGATTATAAATTATGTGTAATCGGCGGTGGCGTCGTGTTTGCTGATAGCAAAAGAATCAAAATAATTACCGATGATATTATTGATAGTAAAGACATTGACATTAATAGAGCAAAACGTGATCGTGAAGAAGCGTTAGCTCATCTAAAAGAAACAGACAAAGATGATAAAGCGAAATTTGAATTGCAACTACGTAAAGCAATTGCTCGGATTAACATCTCAAATTCTAAAAAATAG
- the atpH gene encoding ATP synthase F1 subunit delta — MYQKANIDGYAIALYELASENNELAQVHQTLSQIWPVFEEEQNFLKLLANPNIEKETKFDFIDQTFANIPNTELLVKFFKVVVQRRATTVLGRIVKQFFRLSNQTLGIKFAKVYTAFPLSKGRMNKIKSFLEKKYNSKVELNYIQKPELLSGFRIEIDSDVIEQNIALDLEKLSSLIIKKGV, encoded by the coding sequence ATGTATCAAAAAGCTAATATTGATGGTTATGCCATCGCATTATATGAGTTAGCCTCAGAAAATAATGAACTAGCCCAAGTACATCAAACACTAAGTCAAATCTGACCAGTTTTTGAAGAAGAACAAAATTTCTTAAAATTACTCGCAAATCCTAATATTGAGAAGGAAACAAAATTTGATTTTATCGATCAAACATTCGCAAATATACCTAATACAGAATTATTGGTAAAGTTTTTTAAAGTTGTTGTGCAACGTCGCGCAACAACCGTGCTTGGTCGAATAGTCAAACAATTTTTCCGTCTTTCTAACCAAACATTAGGTATTAAATTTGCAAAGGTTTATACTGCCTTCCCTTTATCTAAGGGGCGTATGAACAAAATTAAATCTTTTTTAGAAAAGAAATACAATTCAAAAGTTGAACTAAATTACATTCAAAAACCTGAACTTTTATCTGGTTTTAGAATTGAAATTGATAGCGATGTCATTGAACAAAACATTGCATTAGATTTAGAGAAACTTTCATCATTAATCATAAAGAAAGGAGTCTAA
- the atpA gene encoding F0F1 ATP synthase subunit alpha: MNSYTEDISKIIKTRIKNFNSTVDYSEVGQIITIGDGIALVSGLDNAKNGEIIAFKDNIYGMVLNLEEEVVGIAIFGDAEKLSEGDECKRTGEVISVGVGDSLIGRVINVLGQPIDGKGPIKTENRREIFKVAPGVMTRQEVNVTLETGIVAIDSMIPIGRGQRELIIGDRQTGKTAIAIDTIINQKGKNVKCVYVAIGQKNSTVAQIVHKLEETGALEYTTVVVSAASELAPQQYIAPYTGVTIAEEWMANGEDVLIVYDDLSKHAVAYRTLSLLLRRPPGREAYPGDVFYLHSQLLERAARVNKENGGGSITALPIVETQQGDISAYIPTNVISITDGQIFTRENLFHSGQRPAVDVGFSVSRVGSAAQIKAMKKVSGSLKLELAQYNEMLAFAQFGSDLDASTKTILEHGAKVFEFLKQGQYQPINMYAQVAILLGNKERIINPLPKESILKYREDVIKFMNSAEGNIIIDEIIHANNDLTDEIKDKLTTKLVKIVKDIVAGLPNYNPNDHAQMPEKYRAQYEA, encoded by the coding sequence ATGAATAGTTATACAGAAGATATCAGTAAAATCATCAAAACTAGAATCAAAAACTTTAATTCTACCGTTGATTATTCTGAAGTTGGACAAATCATTACTATCGGTGATGGTATTGCTCTAGTTAGTGGTTTAGATAACGCTAAAAATGGTGAAATTATTGCTTTCAAAGATAACATTTACGGTATGGTTTTAAACCTTGAAGAAGAAGTTGTTGGTATCGCTATTTTCGGTGATGCTGAAAAACTATCTGAAGGCGATGAGTGTAAACGTACTGGAGAAGTTATTTCTGTTGGTGTTGGTGATTCATTGATTGGTCGTGTTATTAACGTTTTAGGACAACCAATCGATGGTAAAGGTCCTATTAAGACCGAAAATAGACGTGAAATCTTTAAAGTTGCGCCAGGCGTTATGACACGTCAAGAAGTTAATGTAACTTTAGAGACAGGGATCGTAGCTATTGACTCAATGATTCCAATTGGTCGCGGCCAACGTGAATTAATTATCGGTGACCGTCAAACTGGCAAAACAGCTATTGCAATAGACACAATCATTAACCAAAAAGGTAAAAATGTTAAGTGTGTTTATGTTGCTATTGGACAAAAAAACTCAACTGTTGCACAAATTGTTCACAAATTAGAAGAAACAGGAGCTTTGGAATACACAACTGTTGTTGTTTCTGCTGCTAGTGAATTAGCACCTCAACAATACATTGCGCCTTATACAGGCGTTACTATTGCTGAAGAATGAATGGCAAATGGCGAAGATGTTCTAATTGTTTACGATGATTTAAGTAAACATGCGGTGGCATATCGTACGCTTTCATTGCTTTTAAGACGTCCACCTGGACGTGAAGCATATCCAGGAGATGTTTTCTACTTGCACTCGCAATTACTTGAAAGAGCTGCGCGTGTTAATAAAGAAAACGGCGGTGGTTCAATTACAGCACTTCCTATAGTTGAAACTCAACAAGGCGACATTTCAGCATACATTCCAACCAATGTAATTTCAATTACAGATGGGCAAATTTTCACAAGAGAAAACTTGTTCCACTCAGGACAACGTCCTGCAGTTGATGTTGGTTTCAGTGTTAGCCGTGTTGGTTCAGCAGCGCAAATTAAAGCTATGAAGAAAGTTTCAGGTTCGCTAAAACTTGAACTAGCTCAATATAATGAAATGCTAGCTTTTGCTCAATTTGGTTCTGACTTAGATGCATCTACTAAAACTATTTTAGAACATGGTGCAAAAGTATTTGAATTCCTAAAACAAGGCCAATATCAACCAATTAATATGTATGCACAAGTGGCAATTCTGCTTGGAAACAAAGAAAGAATTATTAACCCTCTACCTAAAGAATCAATATTAAAATACCGTGAAGACGTAATTAAATTTATGAATTCAGCTGAAGGTAACATTATTATTGATGAAATCATTCATGCGAATAATGATTTAACTGACGAAATCAAAGATAAATTAACTACTAAATTAGTAAAAATTGTGAAAGATATTGTGGCAGGTTTACCAAACTACAACCCTAACGATCACGCTCAAATGCCTGAAAAATATCGTGCCCAATATGAAGCTTAA
- a CDS encoding DEAD/DEAH box helicase family protein produces MKLINTQNRAVGELVDHCVKNYLSDKNTSNKIIEFKAPTGSGKTFMLANFIDKMITKNREINNGNQKIIFIIVTLSSADLPRQMENNIKDYLPYLQNRHINIQRQESPSTSDKNIKDKDVRFFAENEKVLIFGSSSFGKKRLFTEYGIFDAFLQQIENQDYKLIYIRDEAHHGGLINNKDTKDYEEKFESKVQKAANFVVKMTATPKGGYEQVIITEDQLRKDNIVLLKNNLMFNHGISRINFEEVSTEEILEVACKEFRNIKDNFYSDSKKEPGLVNINPAMLIQVTDKVSKNKEKFEKDLNIITNILEKNNLQYVKYFSGEKIDSKARNVKSLKEISKNNSDVDVIIFKVGPATGWNIPRACMLLQIRDVSSDTLNKQTIGRIKRNPNPNFYFDENSIANNYYIYSNKKEDTRETMIYKLKNVYETATFASGKINPLLLKQASNTQKYYDDVLSIMNKTEVLQLAKNYLDHLAKYHYLIAKETEIKEGKIVKKLIEEKIWNNIDLEIFCENSILENHKLFSIQLKNKLNNWFESEIMNFDNKISIHLFWYIIIKNYLNDIRGCHKKSVELLKKTSDQKEYILNFQKTLPIYLYNYKNKHDIMIVENIMKYAYVNTLKEKKHVHYFDSETELNFINHITSCLNDYPNYFEKVELWTRNAVFHGINFQYYEEFNDIKNSYPDFIIRYKNNHESHDLIIEVKDFENDYDENKTKNIITAFNNYIDEYKSNWITKDLSIIVAYVSESVDHKILFRGSSTSEKLNKILNHENKKPIWSVKDLFETISE; encoded by the coding sequence ATGAAATTAATAAATACGCAAAATAGAGCAGTCGGAGAACTAGTTGACCACTGTGTTAAAAATTATCTTTCGGACAAAAACACTTCAAATAAAATTATTGAATTTAAAGCACCAACGGGTAGTGGCAAAACATTTATGTTAGCTAATTTTATTGACAAAATGATTACAAAAAATCGCGAAATTAATAATGGAAATCAAAAAATTATTTTTATTATAGTTACATTATCATCTGCCGATTTACCTCGCCAAATGGAAAATAATATCAAAGATTATCTACCATATTTACAAAATAGACACATAAATATTCAAAGGCAAGAATCTCCGTCTACATCCGACAAAAACATTAAAGATAAGGATGTGAGATTTTTTGCCGAAAACGAAAAAGTTCTTATCTTTGGTTCGTCATCTTTTGGTAAAAAAAGACTATTCACGGAATATGGAATATTTGATGCTTTTCTACAGCAAATAGAAAATCAAGATTACAAGTTAATTTATATCAGGGATGAAGCACATCACGGTGGTTTGATTAATAATAAAGATACAAAGGATTATGAAGAAAAATTCGAATCAAAAGTTCAAAAAGCAGCAAACTTCGTAGTCAAAATGACCGCTACCCCAAAGGGTGGTTATGAACAAGTTATAATTACAGAAGACCAATTAAGAAAAGACAACATAGTTCTTTTAAAAAATAATTTAATGTTTAATCACGGAATTTCTAGGATTAATTTTGAAGAAGTTTCAACCGAAGAAATATTAGAAGTAGCATGTAAAGAATTTAGAAATATAAAAGATAACTTTTACAGCGATAGTAAAAAAGAACCTGGTTTAGTTAACATAAACCCCGCAATGCTAATTCAAGTAACGGACAAAGTAAGCAAAAATAAAGAAAAATTTGAAAAAGATTTGAACATAATAACCAATATTTTAGAAAAAAACAATCTACAATATGTCAAATATTTTAGTGGTGAGAAAATTGACTCAAAAGCAAGAAATGTTAAGTCATTAAAAGAAATATCCAAAAATAATTCCGATGTTGACGTAATAATATTTAAAGTGGGTCCAGCAACTGGCTGAAACATTCCGAGAGCGTGCATGCTATTACAAATTAGAGATGTGTCATCTGATACATTAAATAAACAAACCATAGGAAGAATAAAAAGAAATCCAAATCCAAATTTTTATTTTGATGAGAATAGCATTGCGAACAACTACTATATTTATTCTAATAAAAAAGAAGATACACGCGAAACAATGATTTACAAACTAAAAAATGTATACGAAACAGCAACATTTGCAAGCGGTAAAATTAATCCATTACTCTTAAAACAAGCAAGTAATACTCAAAAATACTATGATGATGTTTTATCAATTATGAATAAAACTGAAGTATTACAACTTGCAAAAAATTATTTAGATCATCTTGCTAAATACCACTATTTGATAGCTAAAGAAACAGAAATTAAAGAAGGTAAAATCGTCAAAAAATTAATAGAAGAAAAAATATGAAATAATATTGATTTAGAAATATTTTGCGAAAATTCAATTTTAGAAAATCATAAACTTTTTTCTATACAATTAAAAAATAAATTAAACAATTGATTCGAAAGTGAAATTATGAATTTCGACAATAAAATATCTATTCATTTATTTTGATACATAATTATCAAAAATTATTTGAATGATATAAGGGGTTGTCACAAAAAATCGGTTGAATTACTCAAAAAAACTAGTGACCAAAAGGAATATATTCTTAATTTCCAAAAAACATTACCGATTTATCTTTACAATTATAAAAATAAACACGATATCATGATAGTCGAAAATATTATGAAGTATGCATATGTTAATACATTAAAAGAAAAAAAACATGTCCATTATTTCGATAGTGAAACAGAGTTAAATTTCATTAATCATATTACTTCATGTTTGAATGATTATCCGAATTATTTTGAAAAGGTTGAATTATGAACTAGAAACGCAGTATTTCACGGTATTAATTTTCAATATTATGAAGAATTTAATGATATTAAGAATTCTTATCCCGACTTCATTATTAGATACAAAAACAACCATGAGTCACATGATTTAATTATCGAAGTTAAAGATTTTGAAAATGATTACGATGAAAACAAAACAAAAAATATAATCACAGCTTTTAATAATTACATTGATGAATATAAAAGTAATTGAATAACTAAAGATTTATCTATAATTGTTGCTTATGTTAGCGAATCAGTAGATCACAAAATACTATTTAGAGGTTCTAGCACTAGTGAAAAATTAAATAAAATTCTTAATCACGAAAATAAAAAACCAATTTGAAGTGTAAAAGATCTATTCGAGACTATTAGTGAATAA
- the ychF gene encoding redox-regulated ATPase YchF, translating to MSLKAGIVGLPNVGKSTLFSALTKYQVEASNYAFTTIEPNVSSVPLKDKRLYELAKLVNPNKIVPATFDFVDIAGLVQGASRGEGLGNKFLGNIREVDAIIHVVRCFDDKNIMHVANEVNPVNDKDVINMELNLADLDTIKNVLNRISKKAKSGDKIALIEQNLCLKIQELLEQGKAARELKDITEEEAKILKGYHLLTFKPMIYVANMSAEEIANYENAPLFKMFKASCSSEEKILPICVQLESEISQLDENEAQEWLQTYEIKFSGLDLLTREAFDLLKLKTYFTVGQIEVRAWVFHDGMLAPQCAGIIHTDFENKFIKADVITYEDFVELGSEQAVKAAGKIRSEGKNYVMKDGDICHFKFGK from the coding sequence ATGTCATTAAAAGCTGGGATAGTAGGCTTACCAAATGTTGGTAAGAGCACTTTATTTAGTGCATTAACTAAATATCAAGTTGAGGCAAGTAATTATGCCTTCACCACAATTGAGCCAAATGTTAGTTCAGTGCCTTTAAAGGACAAAAGATTATACGAATTAGCAAAACTGGTAAATCCAAATAAAATTGTGCCCGCAACATTTGATTTCGTTGATATTGCGGGTCTAGTTCAGGGTGCTTCAAGAGGCGAAGGACTTGGAAATAAATTTCTAGGTAACATCCGAGAAGTTGATGCAATTATTCATGTTGTACGTTGTTTTGACGACAAAAATATCATGCATGTTGCCAATGAAGTAAATCCTGTAAACGATAAAGATGTTATCAATATGGAATTAAATTTAGCTGATTTAGACACAATTAAAAACGTGCTAAACAGGATATCTAAAAAAGCAAAATCAGGAGATAAAATAGCTCTTATTGAGCAAAATCTTTGTTTAAAAATTCAGGAACTTTTAGAACAAGGCAAGGCAGCCCGTGAATTAAAAGATATTACTGAAGAAGAAGCCAAAATTTTAAAAGGCTATCACCTTTTGACATTTAAGCCAATGATTTACGTAGCTAATATGTCAGCTGAAGAAATTGCGAATTATGAAAATGCCCCATTATTTAAAATGTTCAAAGCATCGTGTTCAAGCGAAGAAAAAATCCTGCCAATTTGCGTTCAATTAGAAAGCGAAATATCGCAGTTAGATGAAAACGAAGCTCAAGAGTGGCTACAAACCTATGAAATTAAATTTAGTGGATTAGATTTATTAACTAGAGAAGCATTTGATTTATTGAAACTTAAAACATATTTCACTGTTGGACAAATTGAAGTCAGAGCATGAGTTTTTCATGATGGAATGTTAGCGCCTCAATGTGCAGGAATTATCCACACCGACTTTGAAAATAAATTTATTAAAGCTGATGTAATAACTTATGAAGATTTTGTCGAATTAGGTTCAGAACAAGCTGTGAAAGCTGCTGGAAAAATCCGTTCTGAAGGAAAAAACTACGTTATGAAAGATGGCGACATTTGTCACTTTAAATTCGGAAAATAA
- a CDS encoding site-specific DNA-methyltransferase — protein sequence MNKLLEEYLIKLDELPNTEFNIDQKILCKKLLQKVEDERDLPNVFQFLTQRVKTGFTFDIAPTVDSGSVAILKYDEHKSFINKLGGNDNTLIIGENYDALKNLLVIERESERGLEFNYDVIYIDPPYNTEASKNDGNSVANDKEFVDSNKFIYRDKYSRNGWLNMINERLRMAKDLLKEDGVIFVSIDDNEQAYLKVLMDEIFGEENFVANMINKTGAGRSDSKNIAIKKEYVLCYQKTNLFIANKKSSNIENYKYKDNNGFYSRNSFDRQGLRYSPSLDYEIIAPDGSKIYPGNSKEKWLDRQKNKNIERDWCWTLSKKEYKNRNDNGLIEWYKVNNQWRVAYKKYFDANDKSIPYSDLINDKSYNGMYEIKQIFNNRVFNYPKSIELIKYLLNLCQNKNARILDFFAGSGTTAHAVMELNREDGGNRTYTLVTNNENNIADEITYERLYRINNGKGTKGETFDWLKKNEPYRENLNVFNIVKYNTSINNTEDDNTKIKSIFRNSLTYFGISDNSLNNLDILRDLQSLEIYEKKA from the coding sequence AGAAGATGAAAGAGATTTGCCAAATGTATTTCAGTTCTTAACTCAAAGAGTTAAGACTGGTTTTACTTTTGACATCGCACCAACAGTAGATTCGGGTTCAGTAGCGATTTTAAAATACGATGAACATAAATCATTTATCAATAAATTAGGCGGAAATGATAACACGCTAATAATTGGTGAAAACTATGATGCATTAAAGAATCTATTAGTGATAGAGAGAGAGAGCGAGCGGGGGCTTGAATTTAATTATGATGTAATTTATATCGACCCTCCTTATAATACCGAAGCATCAAAAAATGATGGCAACAGCGTTGCAAACGACAAAGAGTTCGTTGATTCCAACAAATTTATCTATCGGGATAAATACAGCCGTAACGGTTGGTTAAACATGATAAATGAAAGACTAAGAATGGCAAAAGACCTATTAAAAGAAGATGGGGTTATTTTTGTTTCGATTGATGACAACGAACAAGCTTATTTAAAAGTATTAATGGACGAAATTTTTGGGGAAGAGAATTTTGTTGCAAATATGATAAACAAAACGGGTGCAGGAAGATCTGACTCGAAAAATATTGCTATTAAAAAAGAATATGTTTTATGTTATCAAAAAACCAATTTATTTATAGCTAATAAAAAATCAAGTAATATAGAAAATTATAAATATAAGGATAATAATGGTTTTTACTCAAGAAACTCATTTGATAGACAAGGCTTAAGATATAGCCCATCATTAGATTATGAAATCATAGCACCTGATGGATCTAAAATTTATCCTGGTAATTCCAAAGAAAAATGATTAGATAGACAAAAAAATAAAAATATTGAAAGAGATTGGTGTTGAACTCTTTCAAAAAAAGAATATAAAAATAGAAACGATAATGGATTAATTGAATGATATAAAGTTAATAATCAATGAAGAGTTGCATATAAAAAATATTTTGACGCTAACGATAAAAGTATACCCTATTCAGATTTAATAAATGATAAATCATATAATGGAATGTATGAAATCAAACAAATATTCAACAATAGAGTTTTTAATTATCCGAAATCAATCGAACTGATAAAGTATTTATTAAATTTGTGTCAAAATAAAAACGCTCGCATTCTTGATTTCTTTGCAGGTTCAGGTACAACTGCTCATGCTGTTATGGAACTAAATAGAGAAGACGGTGGAAACAGAACATACACTTTAGTAACAAATAATGAAAATAATATTGCTGATGAAATCACGTATGAAAGACTTTATAGAATAAATAACGGCAAAGGAACAAAAGGCGAAACATTTGATTGGCTAAAGAAAAACGAACCTTATCGTGAAAATTTAAATGTGTTTAATATCGTTAAATATAATACTTCAATAAATAACACAGAAGACGACAACACAAAAATCAAAAGTATATTTAGAAATTCTTTAACATATTTCGGAATTAGCGATAATTCGTTAAACAATTTAGATATCTTAAGAGATTTACAATCATTAGAAATATATGAGAAGAAGGCGTAA